From Dermacentor albipictus isolate Rhodes 1998 colony unplaced genomic scaffold, USDA_Dalb.pri_finalv2 scaffold_17, whole genome shotgun sequence, one genomic window encodes:
- the LOC135896194 gene encoding uncharacterized protein codes for MNCPPSFVGATSMMEGYHVQRTQQPVYRYATVSPQPPPVQIPRQGTGILKYPFSFHNTPKEHSVKTLRFEIDQPVVPVPAAEQSAGQPPSVTAAEGTGTDRSSISLAIANSADSDETEDSQAASYGASPNQSTDLTGTSVKSSTATSGASDAESGGTSDSSRTSSDSVSSHSVPEDIKRYFRRHNRSASDDSRTMPTSVGIDDEHRGVVLPRHSWRTISRRYVLLSILAALLTLTLAGISADVYGTLYRGIKDRTPAVPEEDTVAAAFPEREARAMPVVPPQMVSGSVGPSESVTQESESDTESMNPAEVGRETESLSDASGTNEDEPGEAATTIEGDDRDETTSEPVDNKEVVGGWKRESEIPPASLKSRRGVACDEPAFTYCQRPRREFYYENAIRACVSTVTRQVGVCIRGANKFDSKRSCREACVEMRRPSEQCSHAPNFMECKSGDVLGTWWHFDGESCRRWNFTSGLCPAHGGGGAFVSREECLATCVGRRGRSRLCRVSSRPDHCYSDQLRFPYFAVATEDGDERKPLHCLKVSSTNYHGNRCLVGDNRFQSMKACRMTCVSNRSETELLGAGAP; via the exons ATGAATTGCCCTCCTTCGTTTGTCGGCGCAACGTCTATGATGGAAGGATATCACGTTCAAAGAACGCAGCAGCCAGTGTACAGATATGCGACGGTTTCGCCGCAACCTCCACCGGTGCAAATACCACGGCAGGGGACCGGCATACTCAAGTACCCTTTCAGTTTTCATAACACCCCGAAAGAACACTCCGTGAAGACCCTGCGGTTTGAGATTGACCAGCCTGTCGTTCCAGTACCTGCTGCAGAACAAAGCGCAGGACAGCCTCCCTCAGTGACCGCAGCGGAAGGCACAGGCACCGACCGGTCCTCCATTTCCCTCGCGATTGCAAATAGCGCAGACTCTGATGAAACCGAGGACAGCCAGGCAGCATCATATGGGGCATCTCCAAATCAAAGCACCGACCTGACTGGAACCAGTGTCAAATCGTCCACCGCAACCTCCGGAGCTAGCGACGCCGAATCCGGGGGCACCAGTGATTCTTCTCGTACCAGCAGCGACAGCGTGTCTTCGCACTCGGTCCCGGAAGATATCAAGCGCTACTTCCGGCGTCACAACCGCAGCGCCAGCGATGACTCAAGAACCATGCCGACCTCTGTAGGCATCGACGACGAACACAGAGGGGTGGTGCTGCCGCGACACTCGTGGCGAACAATTTCACGCCGGTACGTGCTGCTGAGCATCCTGGCCGCGCTATTGACGCTAACGTTGGCTGGAATCAGCGCCGACGTGTACGGTACGCTGTACCGCGGTATCAAGGACAGAACGCCGGCAGTCCCGGAGGAGGACACCGTAGCTGCCGCCTTTCCTGAACGAGAGGCACGGGCAATGCCTGTTGTTCCGCCCCAAATGGTTTCTGGAAGCGTCGGGCCTTCTGAATCTGTGACCCAGGAGAGCGAGTCTGACACTGAGAGTATGAATCCCGCAGAGGTAGGGCGAGAAACCGAGTCATTGTCGGACGCGTCGGGAACGAACGAGGACGAACCCGGGGAAGCCGCCACCACGATCGAAGGCGATGACCGAGACGAGACGACTTCGGAGCCTGTAGATAATAAGGAAGTGGTTGGTGGCTGGAAGAGGGAAAGCGAAATTCCACCAGCATCCCTGAAATCACGC AGGGGAGTAGCCTGCGATGAGCCTGCGTTCACGTACTGCCAACGCCCACGGCGTGAGTTTTACTACGAGAACGCCATCAGAGCCTGCGTGTCGACTGTGACTCGCCAGGTGGGGGTCTGCATCCGCGGAGCCAACAAGTTCGACTCCAAGAGGAGCTGCCGGGAAGCATGCGTCGAGATGAGGCGGCCGTCGGAGCAGTGCTCCCATGCACCGAACTTCATGGAATGCAAGAG TGGAGACGTTTTGGGCACGTGGTGGCACTTCGACGGGGAGTCGTGCCGGCGCTGGAACTTCACGTCCGGCCTGTGCCCGGcgcatggcggcggcggcgcgttcGTCTCCCGCGAGGAGTGCTTGGCCACGTGCGTGGGACGCCGCGGGAGGAGCCGGCTGTGCCGAGTCTCGAGCCGGCCGGATCACTGCTACAGCGACCAGCTGCGGTTTCCGTACTTCGCTGTAGCCACAGAGGACGGAGACGAAAGGAAGCCGCTGCATTGTCTCAAGGTTTCGTCCACCAACTACCACGGCAACCGCTGCCTTGTTGGTGACAACCGGTTCCAAAGCATGAAGGCCTGCCGCATGACCTGCGTCTCGAATCGCAGTGAGACCGAGCTTCTGGGTGCAGGAGCACCATAA